One window from the genome of Sulfurimonas hongkongensis encodes:
- the purD gene encoding phosphoribosylamine--glycine ligase — translation MKILILGSGAREYSIARAILNEKEDHELFFMPGNGATNNLGTNINIKDYNELAAFAQQNNIDLTIVGPEAPLVDGVVDIFKSLNLTIFGPTKQAAKLEGSKVYMKNFLAKYNIPTARYIETSSLEDAFKFTNSLKTPIVVKADGLCGGKGVIIAQTHDEAKVAISEMLSGKSFGNAGLKVIVEEFLDGYELSMFAVCDGDDFILLPAAQDHKRLQDGDKGPNTGGMGAYAPTPLVDEELYQKVKDRIIRPTLDGMKKEKAPFEGVLFIGIMVVKGEPITLEFNVRFGDPECEILMPLMTSSVSDMFYKAATNRLSEINVEFSKQFAVGVVMASENYPYGSSTPAEIIVDDVNHEIIEKYTHISYAGVSLEDGVLYADGGRVLVCIGLGDSIKEARDRAYMRCGQVHFAGKKLRTDIAYQALQK, via the coding sequence ATGAAAATATTAATTTTAGGCTCGGGTGCGAGAGAGTACTCAATAGCTAGAGCCATTTTAAATGAAAAAGAAGATCATGAACTATTTTTTATGCCAGGAAATGGCGCTACAAACAACTTAGGTACAAATATAAATATTAAAGATTATAATGAACTAGCTGCTTTTGCACAGCAAAATAATATAGACTTAACTATTGTAGGCCCGGAAGCACCGCTTGTTGATGGGGTTGTTGATATTTTCAAATCTCTTAACTTAACTATTTTTGGTCCAACAAAACAGGCTGCAAAACTAGAGGGTTCAAAAGTATATATGAAAAACTTCCTCGCAAAGTACAACATCCCAACCGCTCGCTACATTGAGACTTCATCTCTTGAAGATGCCTTTAAATTTACAAACTCTTTAAAAACTCCAATAGTAGTAAAAGCTGATGGGCTTTGTGGTGGAAAAGGTGTAATTATTGCACAAACTCATGATGAGGCAAAGGTGGCAATTTCAGAGATGCTAAGTGGAAAAAGCTTCGGAAATGCTGGGCTGAAAGTCATAGTTGAAGAGTTTTTAGATGGTTATGAGCTTTCAATGTTTGCTGTTTGTGATGGAGATGACTTTATTCTGCTTCCAGCTGCGCAAGACCATAAAAGGCTCCAAGATGGTGATAAGGGTCCAAATACTGGGGGGATGGGAGCTTACGCTCCAACTCCTTTAGTTGATGAGGAGCTCTACCAAAAAGTAAAAGACAGAATCATCCGCCCTACTCTAGATGGAATGAAAAAAGAAAAAGCTCCTTTTGAAGGGGTTTTATTCATTGGCATCATGGTAGTAAAAGGCGAACCAATTACACTAGAGTTTAATGTTCGTTTTGGAGATCCTGAGTGTGAGATACTCATGCCACTTATGACTTCAAGTGTTAGCGATATGTTTTATAAAGCTGCAACAAATAGACTTAGTGAGATAAATGTAGAGTTTTCAAAACAATTCGCAGTTGGTGTTGTGATGGCAAGTGAGAACTACCCTTATGGAAGTTCAACTCCAGCTGAGATAATTGTTGATGATGTAAACCATGAGATAATAGAAAAATATACTCATATATCATATGCAGGTGTAAGCCTAGAAGATGGTGTGCTTTATGCAGATGGTGGAAGAGTTTTAGTCTGTATTGGCTTAGGAGACTCTATAAAAGAGGCAAGAGATAGAGCTTACATGAGATGCGGTCAAGTTCATTTTGCTGGTAAAAAGCTTAGAACCGATATAGCATATCAAGCCCTGCAAAAATAA
- a CDS encoding YceI family protein: MKFTKLLVIGSLFVSSLFAASYNVDKAHTNIGFKVKHMMISNVKGSFSDFKGTFKYDEKNKKLTALNGEIQVASIDTANEKRDKHLREEEIFDVPKYPTITFKMTKMDGDDVYGDFTLKGVTKNIKLEFENGGTITDPWGNERAGFSLEGKIKRADFGLTYNSVLEAGGFAIGEDVKLEIEIEGIKVK, translated from the coding sequence ATGAAATTCACTAAGTTACTCGTTATAGGTTCACTATTTGTGTCGTCTCTATTTGCGGCATCATACAATGTTGACAAGGCTCATACAAATATAGGGTTTAAAGTAAAGCATATGATGATCTCAAATGTTAAAGGCTCATTTAGTGATTTTAAGGGCACATTTAAGTATGATGAAAAAAATAAAAAATTAACAGCTCTTAATGGTGAAATTCAAGTTGCTTCAATAGACACAGCAAACGAGAAAAGAGACAAACACCTAAGAGAAGAAGAGATATTTGATGTTCCAAAATATCCGACTATTACATTTAAGATGACAAAGATGGATGGAGATGATGTTTATGGAGATTTTACTCTAAAAGGTGTAACAAAAAACATCAAACTAGAGTTTGAAAATGGTGGAACTATCACTGATCCATGGGGCAATGAAAGAGCTGGTTTTTCACTAGAAGGCAAAATCAAAAGAGCTGATTTTGGTCTAACTTATAACTCTGTTTTAGAAGCTGGTGGTTTTGCTATTGGTGAAGATGTTAAGTTAGAGATTGAGATAGAGGGTATAAAAGTTAAGTAA
- a CDS encoding uroporphyrinogen-III synthase, with protein sequence MSKQIYLFATSKHPDAISAQSLQVRLLKPEIDFSSYDHLIITSKQTIKALKQYNKEDFIDISALCVSKKTANSYKDFGGKVLDFGDGYGDNLVKFIEKKPKDTKWLYLRAQTIASDFVARCKADGYSIDEEILYVSECAKEALEVEVLKNSILIFTSPSSIECFLKTHTIDANAKIIVIGTTTAKALPKGISYEISQNTSIDSCMELALSLR encoded by the coding sequence ATGTCAAAACAAATTTATCTCTTTGCCACTTCAAAACATCCAGATGCTATAAGTGCTCAGTCTCTACAGGTTCGCCTCTTAAAGCCTGAGATAGATTTTAGTAGTTATGACCATCTTATTATCACATCTAAGCAGACTATAAAGGCTCTTAAGCAGTACAACAAAGAGGATTTTATAGATATTTCTGCACTTTGTGTTTCTAAAAAAACTGCAAATTCTTACAAAGATTTTGGTGGTAAGGTTTTAGATTTTGGAGATGGCTATGGAGACAATCTTGTTAAATTTATAGAAAAAAAGCCTAAAGATACAAAGTGGCTCTACCTAAGAGCACAGACGATTGCATCTGACTTTGTCGCAAGATGCAAGGCTGATGGATACTCGATAGATGAAGAGATCTTATATGTAAGTGAGTGTGCAAAAGAAGCTCTTGAAGTAGAAGTTCTTAAAAACTCAATACTTATCTTTACATCTCCATCCTCAATAGAGTGCTTTTTAAAAACTCACACTATAGATGCTAATGCTAAGATTATCGTCATAGGAACAACAACTGCAAAGGCTCTTCCAAAGGGTATAAGTTATGAAATTTCCCAAAACACTTCTATAGATAGTTGCATGGAGCTAGCACTCTCATTAAGATAA
- the guaA gene encoding glutamine-hydrolyzing GMP synthase, with translation MTNVSIIVLDFGSQYTQLIARRLREDKIYCEILPYHASIEDIKAKNPKGIILSGGPSSVYSPNAYEVDKAIYKLGLPILGICYGMQRIAVDFGGSVIRSDHHEYGKSELHIIDVGENCSPLLKDCDDNAIVWMSHSDKVDRLPEGFTPIATSANSPYAAIADESRKIYALQYHPEVQHTEEGYLMLRNFAKNICLVDEKWKMEHFLKEQIKLIREKVGTGKVLCGLSGGVDSSVVAAMLYEAIGDQLIPVFVDNGLLRKGEREQVEQVFKLNLKAPLVTVDAVDNFLGKLAGVSDPEQKRKIIGHTFIEEFEREAKKHDGIKFLAQGTLYPDVIESISVNGPSEVIKSHHNVGGLPDWMDFELIEPLRELFKDEVRKIGLELGLPESMINRHPFPGPGLAIRIMGDVNVPDLTILREADVILLDELKASGYYAKTWQAFAVLLNVKSVGVMGDNRTYDNTICVRVVEAVDGMTATFAHLPHDLLERISRRIINEVDGINRVVYDISSKPPATIEWE, from the coding sequence ATGACAAATGTTAGCATCATTGTTTTAGATTTTGGCTCTCAATACACACAACTTATAGCTCGTCGTTTGCGTGAAGACAAGATATATTGTGAGATTCTTCCATATCACGCAAGTATAGAAGATATCAAAGCAAAAAATCCAAAAGGTATCATCTTAAGTGGTGGTCCCTCTTCTGTTTATAGCCCAAACGCTTATGAAGTTGATAAGGCTATTTATAAACTCGGCTTACCGATCCTTGGTATCTGTTATGGTATGCAAAGAATCGCAGTCGATTTTGGCGGAAGCGTTATTCGCTCTGACCATCATGAATATGGTAAGTCTGAACTTCATATCATAGATGTAGGCGAGAACTGCTCGCCTCTTTTAAAAGATTGTGATGATAACGCTATAGTTTGGATGAGTCATAGTGACAAAGTAGATAGACTTCCTGAAGGTTTTACACCGATTGCTACATCCGCAAATTCTCCATATGCAGCTATTGCAGATGAGAGTAGAAAAATCTACGCTCTACAGTACCACCCAGAAGTTCAACACACCGAAGAAGGTTACTTGATGCTTAGAAACTTTGCAAAAAATATTTGTTTAGTTGATGAAAAGTGGAAGATGGAACACTTCTTAAAAGAGCAAATCAAACTCATAAGAGAAAAGGTAGGTACTGGTAAAGTTCTTTGTGGACTTAGCGGTGGGGTTGATAGCTCAGTGGTTGCTGCTATGCTTTATGAGGCTATTGGTGACCAACTTATTCCTGTTTTTGTTGACAACGGTCTTTTGCGAAAAGGTGAGAGAGAACAAGTTGAGCAAGTCTTTAAACTAAACTTAAAAGCACCACTAGTCACAGTAGATGCAGTAGATAACTTTTTAGGTAAACTAGCAGGCGTATCTGATCCTGAACAAAAAAGGAAAATCATTGGCCACACCTTTATAGAAGAGTTCGAACGTGAGGCTAAAAAGCACGATGGCATTAAGTTTTTAGCTCAAGGTACACTCTATCCAGATGTTATAGAGTCCATCTCAGTAAATGGTCCATCAGAGGTTATAAAGTCTCATCATAATGTTGGTGGATTACCTGATTGGATGGATTTTGAACTCATAGAGCCTCTTCGTGAACTTTTTAAGGATGAAGTGCGAAAAATCGGACTTGAACTCGGACTTCCAGAGTCTATGATAAACCGCCATCCATTTCCTGGACCGGGACTTGCCATTAGAATAATGGGAGATGTAAATGTTCCTGATCTGACTATCCTACGCGAGGCTGATGTTATTTTACTAGATGAACTAAAAGCAAGCGGATACTATGCTAAAACATGGCAAGCTTTTGCAGTACTTTTAAATGTAAAATCAGTTGGAGTAATGGGCGATAACCGTACCTATGATAACACTATCTGCGTAAGAGTTGTTGAGGCAGTTGATGGCATGACAGCAACCTTTGCTCATCTTCCACATGATCTATTAGAGAGAATAAGTAGAAGAATTATCAACGAAGTTGATGGTATAAACCGTGTTGTTTATGATATAAGCTCAAAGCCACCAGCAACAATAGAGTGGGAATAA
- the nhaD gene encoding sodium:proton antiporter NhaD, with amino-acid sequence MTRVEDSVQAIDLAVEPFGWLLLVIFIIGYYFIAAEEKYHINKAKPALFTGTFMFMLLGGYYAANGLDFSAFDVEIAHLILEIAEIFFFLFVAMTFIEALIERNVFDALKERLLSSGYDYKKLFWITGFIAFFLSPVADNLTTALILSTVLITIEKNNKVFLVPGAINIVVAANAGGAWSPFGDITTLMAWSAGKGAFTDFLFLFPASIVGWLITAYLLSRFIPEGAPAKIENTEPVKIHRGGKVIIFLGIFTIASAVIGKQVMHLPPMWGMLFGLSILKLYAYSLKRYHNSDIQIYKSVSKVENDTLLFFFGILAAVGALHFAGFLAHAVNLYTIFSPTVVNIGVGFLSAIVDNVPVMSAVLKANPALGLDQWMLVTLTAGVGGSMISFGSAAGVGVMGKLKGVYTFGAHMRMSWTIVIGYFASIAIWYVQYEMLGLYIKP; translated from the coding sequence ATGACAAGAGTAGAAGATAGCGTTCAAGCAATCGACCTCGCCGTTGAGCCATTTGGTTGGCTATTACTAGTAATTTTTATAATAGGTTACTATTTTATAGCTGCAGAAGAAAAGTACCACATAAACAAGGCTAAGCCAGCACTATTTACAGGAACATTTATGTTTATGTTGCTTGGTGGCTATTATGCGGCAAATGGCTTAGATTTTTCAGCATTTGACGTGGAAATAGCTCATCTTATACTAGAGATAGCAGAGATTTTCTTCTTCTTATTTGTTGCTATGACATTTATTGAAGCACTCATTGAAAGAAATGTTTTTGATGCGCTAAAAGAGAGACTCTTAAGTAGTGGTTATGACTATAAAAAACTTTTTTGGATAACAGGTTTTATAGCATTTTTCTTATCCCCAGTTGCTGATAACTTAACAACGGCACTTATTCTTTCTACTGTGCTTATCACTATAGAGAAAAATAACAAAGTATTCTTAGTGCCTGGCGCTATAAATATAGTCGTAGCTGCAAATGCTGGCGGTGCTTGGTCTCCATTTGGTGATATTACAACACTTATGGCTTGGTCTGCGGGAAAAGGTGCCTTTACTGACTTTTTATTCTTGTTTCCTGCTTCTATTGTTGGTTGGCTTATTACTGCATATCTGCTGTCTCGTTTTATCCCTGAGGGCGCACCTGCTAAGATAGAAAATACAGAACCGGTTAAGATCCATCGTGGTGGTAAGGTTATCATCTTTTTAGGAATCTTTACCATTGCTTCAGCGGTTATTGGTAAACAAGTAATGCACTTGCCTCCGATGTGGGGAATGTTATTTGGTCTCTCAATCCTTAAGCTTTATGCTTATTCACTTAAAAGGTACCATAATAGCGATATACAGATATACAAATCTGTCTCAAAAGTTGAAAACGATACGCTTCTCTTTTTCTTTGGTATATTAGCAGCTGTTGGAGCGTTGCACTTTGCAGGCTTTCTTGCTCATGCTGTAAACTTATACACTATATTTAGTCCAACTGTTGTAAATATTGGTGTAGGTTTTTTATCTGCTATTGTGGACAATGTTCCTGTTATGTCAGCAGTTCTAAAAGCAAATCCAGCACTTGGATTGGATCAGTGGATGCTAGTTACTCTAACTGCTGGTGTTGGTGGTAGTATGATTAGTTTTGGTTCAGCTGCTGGTGTTGGTGTTATGGGTAAACTAAAAGGTGTTTATACTTTTGGTGCACACATGAGAATGTCTTGGACAATCGTGATAGGCTACTTTGCATCTATAGCAATTTGGTATGTCCAGTATGAAATGTTAGGGCTTTATATAAAACCTTAA
- a CDS encoding L-aspartate oxidase translates to MQYDVIIIGAGVAGLYAASLLPKEKKVLIINKRETFKCNSFYAQGGIALAKDRDDIPLHIKDTQEAGAGLCDEEAVKILSHNSRSVIDDLIARGFEFDCDEAGNLLYTKEAAHSTSRIIHAGGDATGRYVHYFLLKNNQHSMLSDARVVDLLIKDGECYGVTVLDNRQSTNIYAKDIIIASGGVGSLFEYHTNAPCISADMQGLCLMKDIKLEHMEMMQFHPTVFVNSDNAQKLLLTEALRGEGATIEDENGKRFLYEYDERGELASRDIVSKSIYDYTKKTGLKTYLNLKNFDYHYFVQRFPNIYKNLRDIGFNVPDQRVPISPAFHYAIGGIKTDLKARIPNVKRLYAIGEVASVRVHGANRLASNSLLEGLVFAKEAVNDILSNTKPKKTLEFEVSDEIMSLKEDKSKKNELRQIMWQNVSIVRTKSGLNDALDRINALLKENIGKLLKFRLLTAKEIVLSALAREKSIGVHTISQEKE, encoded by the coding sequence ATGCAGTATGATGTCATAATCATAGGAGCTGGGGTGGCTGGACTCTACGCTGCTTCACTACTACCAAAAGAGAAAAAAGTACTTATCATAAATAAAAGAGAGACTTTTAAATGTAACAGTTTTTATGCACAAGGTGGCATCGCCCTTGCAAAAGATAGAGATGATATCCCACTTCACATTAAAGATACACAAGAAGCTGGAGCTGGGCTTTGTGATGAGGAGGCTGTAAAGATATTAAGCCATAATTCAAGAAGTGTGATAGATGACCTTATTGCCCGTGGATTTGAGTTTGACTGTGATGAAGCTGGAAATTTACTCTATACAAAAGAAGCCGCACACTCCACAAGCAGAATTATCCACGCAGGTGGAGATGCAACAGGCAGATATGTTCACTACTTTTTACTAAAAAACAACCAACACTCTATGCTAAGTGATGCTAGAGTTGTAGATCTACTTATAAAAGATGGCGAGTGTTATGGCGTAACTGTTCTTGATAACAGACAAAGCACAAATATCTATGCAAAAGATATCATTATAGCTAGTGGCGGAGTTGGTTCACTCTTTGAATATCACACAAACGCACCATGCATTAGTGCAGATATGCAAGGTTTGTGTCTTATGAAAGACATAAAACTTGAACATATGGAGATGATGCAGTTTCATCCTACTGTTTTTGTAAATAGTGACAATGCTCAAAAACTTCTTCTCACAGAGGCTCTAAGAGGAGAAGGCGCTACTATAGAAGATGAAAATGGCAAAAGATTTCTTTACGAGTATGATGAGAGAGGTGAATTAGCATCTCGTGACATTGTAAGCAAATCCATCTATGACTACACTAAAAAAACAGGTCTCAAAACATATCTAAATCTTAAAAATTTTGACTATCACTACTTTGTACAAAGATTTCCAAATATCTATAAAAATCTAAGAGATATAGGCTTTAATGTACCAGATCAAAGAGTTCCTATATCACCAGCTTTTCACTACGCTATAGGTGGCATCAAGACTGATTTAAAAGCTAGAATCCCAAATGTTAAGAGACTTTACGCTATTGGCGAAGTGGCATCTGTTAGAGTTCATGGTGCTAATAGACTTGCATCTAACTCTCTTTTGGAGGGTCTTGTTTTTGCAAAAGAGGCGGTAAATGATATACTCTCAAACACAAAACCAAAAAAGACACTAGAGTTTGAGGTAAGCGATGAGATTATGAGCCTCAAAGAAGACAAGTCAAAAAAGAATGAATTACGCCAAATAATGTGGCAAAATGTCTCTATAGTGAGAACAAAAAGTGGCTTAAATGACGCATTAGATAGAATTAATGCTCTTTTAAAAGAAAATATTGGTAAACTTTTGAAGTTTCGATTACTTACAGCAAAAGAGATAGTCCTCTCTGCATTAGCTAGAGAAAAATCTATTGGTGTACACACAATTTCACAGGAGAAAGAATGA